The segment GCATAATACATCTGACAACGAGGAGGTAAACAGTCCATCACTTCCCGGAGATGTCTGCTCAATGCATCCAGATCATAAATATAAGCGCATACCGGCTCCTCCTCATTTTTACGATCCTTCAGTGCCTGCAAAACCCGCTTCTCCCAAAACTCTGCCTGTCCCTGGAAAGCTTTCATGATCGATCCACCCTATCAACCTGCCCCAAGGGATTTGGAAGGTTGACATACAAGGGCTTTTCCCCTCGTTGATAGAATTGACTGGCAAAGTTGGCCTTAGCCGGCCAATAAGGAGAAGACAAGAGCTTTTCCACCCAGGGAATCAACGTTGGATACCGGGAGTGCCATGTTTCCAGGCGTGTTCGGATTCCCTTCCAAACCATTTCTTCCTTTACATCCCCCCACCGACCCAGAACCCCTGCCAAGTGGGTCATGTGATTAACCATCACATAGTATTGCCACCGCATCCAGGCCGTTTCCGGATCATACAGAACGGGGCTGTCCTCAGGCAACCCTTTGGGACATCGTTTTCGATCCACACTGGTTCCCTCCATATCCCGGATATAAAAAGTGACAGGACACCCTTGTTCCAAATGAACCAAGGTATTTTGCACATGGGCTTCCAGACTGACGCCACAGTCCGCCCACACCCGGCATACCGGCAACAGAAAACGATCCAGGTATTCTTCCACCCAGTCTGTGACCGCTTCCTTCCATGAGATCTTCCCTTGTTCTGCATGAAACATCCGAATGGCAGACACCAAGGGGGGAATCTCTTCACCCGGCTTTCGTTCCAACAGAGAAGCCACCACCAGAGGACAACCATCCCCGACAGGTCCCGTATCCCGGATTAAAAAAGTGGCTCCGTTTAACAAAACGGAGGGACCGCCTGTAATCATCCGTGCCCCTTTTTCCAGCCAGATTCGAAGGCTCTTCTCTTTTTCCGGAAGGGAAAGATCATGAATGACCTGTCCGGCGTGAATCGACCGGGTCACCTGCTCTGCACTGTTTTCCCGAACAAAATGGGTAATCCTTACAGAAAGCGGCAGTTTTAGCGCATAGGAAGAACCTTCCCGGGCAACGGTCCGAACAGAGGATGTGGAATACCAGCTCTCCCCCTGGATTCCGGCATCGATGATATGCCCCATCTCCATGGCATTGCGAACCTCCCGGTCCGCCATCAACTTTCGAGCCTGCCAAGGATGAAACGGGAAAAGGATATGGGTATCCCTTAACGCCGTCTCGTTTTCAATTACCGGATCTGAAAACAATTCCATATCCGTTATCCGATCCTCTTCCTGCACCCACACTTCTTCCACCCAGTCCCGATCCA is part of the Kroppenstedtia pulmonis genome and harbors:
- a CDS encoding IucA/IucC family protein; the protein is MNDNAVAQALEGVPPAERETMERLLNTFFREEGLVPIPVKREDHLYRQLEMTGEEAGTHPWFTVFLPHSGIWLAGHLVHRSITGFHAYGDVFFQRKCDKKSWNNIRDSLELACLLMEEWREPGQDRKFAQRKKELLDRIQNSRDKMDWLVGKSGGGEKNVLTSSRKAEQSLLFGHPFHPSPKSFEGFGEEDQVRFAPELGTDFPLHFWWVDRDWVEEVWVQEEDRITDMELFSDPVIENETALRDTHILFPFHPWQARKLMADREVRNAMEMGHIIDAGIQGESWYSTSSVRTVAREGSSYALKLPLSVRITHFVRENSAEQVTRSIHAGQVIHDLSLPEKEKSLRIWLEKGARMITGGPSVLLNGATFLIRDTGPVGDGCPLVVASLLERKPGEEIPPLVSAIRMFHAEQGKISWKEAVTDWVEEYLDRFLLPVCRVWADCGVSLEAHVQNTLVHLEQGCPVTFYIRDMEGTSVDRKRCPKGLPEDSPVLYDPETAWMRWQYYVMVNHMTHLAGVLGRWGDVKEEMVWKGIRTRLETWHSRYPTLIPWVEKLLSSPYWPAKANFASQFYQRGEKPLYVNLPNPLGQVDRVDRS